Proteins from one Dysgonomonas sp. HDW5A genomic window:
- a CDS encoding glycoside hydrolase family 28 protein translates to MKRNNLILLAFIFSLIFQTNAIAQKQDLFPDGTPVPDWFRQVQETNIKTLGKSFVITDFGVLNDSTIVQTEKIQAVIDKASQSGGGVLVIPKGTFLSGSLFFKPNTHLHLEEGATLKGSDDISNFAIVNTRMEGQTLKYFAALVNADKVDGFTISGKGTINGNGLRYWQSFWLRREVNPKCTNMDELRPRLVYISNSKDVQLSGVRLINSPFWTTHIYKCENVKLLNLYIYSPSEPVKAPSSDAVDLDVCINVLIKNCYMSVNDDAVSLKGGKGPLADKDENNGSNRNIIIEDCVYGFCHGALTLGSESIHNRNIILRRTRVDNAKRLLWLKMRPDTPQNYEYILVEDITGNASNFLFIQPWTQFFDLKGQTEIPLSYSSHVTMRNINFKCNTLFNVSNSDQYRLSDFTFENLNIEAQKATIHTDYIKNFVLKNLVINGEKKY, encoded by the coding sequence ATGAAAAGAAACAATCTGATATTATTAGCATTCATATTTTCGCTTATCTTTCAAACGAATGCAATTGCACAGAAACAAGATTTATTTCCCGATGGGACACCTGTTCCCGATTGGTTTCGACAAGTGCAGGAGACAAATATAAAGACATTGGGTAAAAGCTTTGTGATTACCGATTTTGGTGTGCTTAACGATAGTACCATTGTACAAACCGAAAAGATACAAGCAGTTATCGATAAGGCGTCACAATCGGGAGGAGGAGTACTGGTTATTCCCAAGGGAACTTTCCTGAGTGGCTCTCTGTTTTTCAAGCCCAACACACATCTTCATCTCGAAGAGGGGGCAACACTCAAAGGGAGCGATGATATCAGCAACTTTGCAATTGTCAATACTCGCATGGAAGGGCAAACATTAAAGTATTTTGCCGCCCTTGTTAATGCCGACAAAGTGGACGGATTCACAATATCGGGCAAAGGGACAATCAATGGAAATGGTTTGCGTTACTGGCAATCTTTCTGGCTACGCAGAGAGGTGAATCCGAAGTGTACAAATATGGATGAGTTGCGTCCCCGTTTAGTTTATATATCCAACAGCAAGGATGTACAGCTTTCGGGAGTAAGATTGATAAACTCGCCTTTCTGGACTACACATATCTACAAATGTGAGAATGTAAAGCTCTTGAATCTTTATATATATTCTCCTTCCGAACCGGTGAAAGCTCCCAGTTCTGATGCTGTTGATCTGGATGTATGCATCAATGTACTTATCAAAAACTGCTACATGTCGGTCAATGACGATGCAGTGTCGTTGAAAGGCGGAAAAGGCCCTCTTGCCGATAAAGACGAAAATAATGGAAGTAACCGAAACATTATTATTGAAGACTGCGTTTACGGTTTTTGTCATGGTGCTCTAACTTTGGGTAGTGAATCGATTCACAACCGTAATATCATACTCAGGCGAACCCGTGTAGATAATGCAAAGCGTTTGCTATGGCTAAAAATGCGTCCTGACACTCCTCAAAATTATGAGTACATTCTAGTTGAAGACATTACAGGAAATGCTTCTAACTTTTTATTTATACAACCGTGGACACAGTTTTTTGATCTGAAAGGACAAACCGAGATACCTCTCTCTTATTCGAGCCATGTAACCATGCGTAATATCAATTTTAAGTGTAATACTCTTTTTAATGTAAGCAATTCGGATCAATACAGATTATCCGATTTTACATTTGAGAACCTGAACATCGAAGCTCAGAAAGCAACTATTCATACCGATTATATAAAGAACTTCGTTCTAAAGAATTTAGTCATCAACGGTGAAAAGAAATATTGA
- a CDS encoding polysaccharide lyase family 8 super-sandwich domain-containing protein — MKKTLSIIFLSLLVSVSFYTHADEIDTIKQNYIRLLLSENEKEQELVARLIAFPKELAVSDQMVVELMDRYHITSSDVAGLLESLQTDGSWKDVDYNNQNRSGWSPKTHVERILILTKAYRLPSSGYFESKDVEAAIHKSLEYWIDRKLVSLNWWHNQIGIPKTLGGALILFESKLTPQEKEGALGIMKNAKFGLTGQNKVWLAGNVLVRGLLENDLNLVTSARDTIVSEIKIGDQEGIKYDNSFHQHGAQQQFGNYGAAYISSMSFWAQMFSGTAIGFDQSQLDILSGLINNGYRRILWNGYMDVNALGRQFFRMAQIHKAFSVGFSALMLSEVDKVNANKYNDLIKDNFENRGQPTSLTGLYHFWMSDMTVQRRPLWMASVKMSSDRVIGAEAGNGDNLKGYYLADGATYTYVDGDEYSNIYPCWDWRKLPGITSYETDTPLKELSWGGYHNSSNFVGNVNNGHFGITAMDFYRDGITARKAWIFTDDYVLCLGAAISADSGCVVTTSIEQQVKKGDLFQLRNNAWDKTNLVEFTPQNEVRFFSGNKGYIILEPQKGKAILESRTGKWNDVMSMYPKDMIENKEVVSLWIDHGKDPESSTYKYFILPAKSQEEVKTFNVEDIQILSNTKDIQAVWLSKENMALVASYIPADIQISKDIHLKSNETGLFLIKQDGKKLKITFADPTQQLETVKLEINKKKYNLNLPKGEKRGTSLSLDVSL; from the coding sequence GTGAAAAAGACCTTATCTATTATTTTTTTGTCTTTGCTTGTCTCCGTATCTTTCTATACTCATGCCGATGAGATTGATACAATTAAGCAAAACTACATTCGCCTCTTGTTGTCAGAAAACGAAAAAGAGCAGGAGTTGGTAGCCCGACTCATAGCATTTCCCAAAGAATTGGCAGTATCGGATCAAATGGTAGTTGAACTCATGGATCGCTACCATATCACATCGAGTGATGTTGCCGGATTGTTGGAAAGTCTTCAAACCGATGGTTCGTGGAAAGATGTCGACTATAATAATCAGAACCGTTCGGGGTGGTCACCAAAGACCCACGTTGAGCGTATTCTTATTTTGACTAAAGCATACAGGCTTCCTTCTTCGGGATACTTTGAATCTAAAGACGTTGAGGCAGCCATTCATAAATCGCTCGAATATTGGATTGACAGAAAACTGGTAAGTCTCAATTGGTGGCACAATCAAATCGGAATTCCTAAAACACTGGGAGGAGCTTTGATTCTGTTTGAATCTAAACTAACACCACAAGAAAAAGAAGGAGCTTTGGGCATAATGAAGAATGCCAAGTTTGGTCTGACAGGTCAGAATAAAGTTTGGCTTGCCGGAAATGTTCTGGTGAGAGGACTTCTGGAAAACGATTTGAACCTCGTTACATCTGCCAGAGATACTATTGTTTCCGAGATTAAGATAGGCGATCAGGAAGGGATCAAATACGATAACAGCTTTCATCAGCATGGAGCACAACAGCAGTTTGGAAATTATGGAGCTGCTTATATTTCGAGTATGAGTTTTTGGGCTCAGATGTTTTCGGGAACTGCTATTGGATTCGATCAGTCACAACTGGACATCTTAAGTGGATTGATCAATAATGGATACCGACGTATTCTTTGGAATGGTTATATGGATGTAAACGCCTTAGGAAGGCAGTTCTTCAGGATGGCACAAATTCATAAAGCATTTAGTGTCGGATTTTCCGCCCTTATGCTTTCGGAGGTTGATAAAGTGAATGCGAATAAATACAATGACTTGATAAAAGATAATTTTGAGAACAGAGGACAGCCGACCTCTTTAACAGGATTATATCATTTCTGGATGTCCGATATGACAGTACAACGTCGTCCTTTGTGGATGGCTTCCGTTAAAATGTCATCCGATAGAGTTATAGGAGCTGAGGCAGGAAACGGAGATAACCTGAAAGGTTATTATCTGGCAGATGGAGCCACCTATACATATGTTGATGGGGATGAATATTCGAATATCTATCCCTGTTGGGATTGGCGGAAACTACCCGGAATTACCAGCTATGAAACTGATACACCATTAAAAGAACTCTCATGGGGAGGCTATCACAATAGCAGTAATTTTGTAGGCAATGTCAACAACGGACACTTTGGGATAACTGCAATGGATTTTTACAGGGATGGCATCACAGCACGCAAAGCATGGATATTTACAGATGATTATGTTCTTTGTTTAGGTGCAGCAATCTCTGCCGATAGCGGATGTGTAGTCACTACATCAATAGAACAGCAAGTTAAAAAAGGAGACTTGTTTCAACTCAGGAATAATGCTTGGGATAAAACAAATCTTGTCGAATTTACTCCCCAAAATGAGGTTCGTTTCTTTAGTGGGAACAAAGGATATATTATTCTCGAACCACAAAAAGGAAAAGCCATTTTGGAATCCCGAACCGGTAAATGGAACGATGTTATGAGTATGTATCCTAAAGATATGATTGAAAATAAAGAGGTGGTCTCTTTATGGATCGATCATGGTAAAGATCCCGAAAGTAGTACTTATAAATACTTTATTCTGCCTGCAAAATCTCAGGAGGAAGTAAAGACGTTTAATGTCGAAGATATCCAAATACTTAGTAATACAAAAGATATCCAAGCCGTATGGCTGTCAAAAGAGAATATGGCATTGGTAGCATCTTATATTCCTGCTGATATACAAATTTCAAAAGACATTCATTTGAAAAGTAACGAAACAGGGCTTTTCCTTATAAAACAGGATGGAAAGAAATTAAAAATTACTTTTGCCGATCCTACCCAGCAACTGGAAACAGTTAAGCTGGAAATAAATAAGAAAAAATACAACCTTAATTTACCCAAGGGTGAGAAACGTGGTACTTCGCTTAGCTTAGACGTTTCTTTGTAA
- a CDS encoding glycoside hydrolase family 76 protein, whose protein sequence is MKKLILFPLILLLLQSCDDPKDVYGYDQNSYTIDWNAAADSSSMALIDQFWNPTDHYFNYGSDGSLLDFHYWPNAHAMDVIIDAYVRTNDAKYKAYFDQWYAGVKVKNGNTYYNDFYDDMEWNALTMLRLYDITKDEKYLTTVKQLWADIETGWNDKAGGGIAWVKYQLYSKNACSNGPAAIIAARLYQLTKEEAYKQWALDIYDWEKNTLYNQSTGAVYDNINGDTGVIADFSLTYNQGTFIGAAVELYKITGNIVYINDAQKAANFTIIKLIDTSNNILRDEGNGDNGLFKGIFMRYFLQLILTDGVDPSFKNKYVTFFNNNADVLWRKGCYKENLLFGTSWNNPPVGATQLTSQASACMMIEAKALFEKSK, encoded by the coding sequence ATGAAAAAACTAATTTTATTTCCCTTAATACTACTTTTGTTGCAATCATGCGATGATCCCAAAGATGTATATGGATATGATCAGAATTCGTATACTATCGACTGGAATGCAGCAGCAGATAGTAGCAGTATGGCACTGATTGATCAGTTCTGGAATCCTACAGATCATTACTTTAATTATGGAAGTGATGGCTCGTTGCTCGATTTTCATTACTGGCCCAATGCACATGCAATGGATGTTATTATCGATGCATACGTACGAACAAATGATGCCAAATATAAGGCGTATTTTGACCAATGGTATGCAGGCGTAAAAGTCAAAAACGGTAATACATACTACAATGATTTTTATGATGATATGGAGTGGAATGCACTTACCATGCTGCGTTTATATGATATTACCAAAGATGAAAAATATCTGACTACAGTCAAACAACTATGGGCTGATATTGAAACCGGTTGGAACGATAAAGCAGGAGGAGGTATTGCTTGGGTAAAATATCAATTGTATAGCAAAAATGCTTGCTCGAACGGACCTGCAGCTATTATTGCCGCCAGATTATATCAACTGACCAAAGAAGAGGCATATAAACAATGGGCACTGGATATATACGATTGGGAAAAGAATACTTTGTATAACCAATCTACAGGAGCTGTGTATGATAATATAAATGGAGATACGGGAGTGATTGCCGATTTTTCGTTGACATATAATCAGGGAACATTTATTGGTGCAGCCGTAGAGTTATACAAAATAACAGGCAATATTGTTTATATAAATGATGCACAGAAAGCCGCCAATTTTACGATTATAAAGCTAATCGATACAAGTAATAATATCCTCAGAGATGAGGGCAATGGCGATAATGGTCTCTTCAAAGGTATATTTATGCGTTATTTCTTGCAGCTTATTCTGACCGATGGTGTTGATCCGTCATTCAAGAATAAGTATGTTACATTCTTTAATAATAACGCAGATGTATTATGGAGAAAGGGTTGTTATAAAGAGAATCTTTTGTTTGGTACTTCATGGAATAATCCTCCTGTAGGTGCTACCCAATTAACATCGCAAGCCAGTGCTTGTATGATGATAGAGGCTAAAGCTTTATTCGAGAAATCGAAATAA
- a CDS encoding SusE domain-containing protein, which translates to MKTILNNTILLLSIIFLVSSCKSDDMNYSDANITPVNKLYEPTDGRAVKLLSSATASLFFEWEASKAEDSGSPLYEVVFDKEGGDFSSPIYKVVSDNSGFSGHATILHKDLNKIAGLAGIEAQETGTVIWTVISSRGLNEAKAKESRKLVITRLAGFTEIPDEVFITGEASEAGTNLSEAIPLKLTAIGEFEIYTKLTAGKTYQFVDRKDGTPRTFYVDGTKLVENGSTTANKTGVYRINIDYNTGTGTFTEIKSIGLFFCPTNVVLFNLDYVGKGIFTGQGNVTFKQEGWGRDQRYKFQMETVNASGVNVTQQWGTKNGTDEPPTSTSPESYFYVKIVSLDQWNDKWKFTSEMDKAVVSISMFLQGDKEYTHTVKKVSNL; encoded by the coding sequence ATGAAAACGATATTAAATAATACAATACTATTATTATCAATTATTTTCCTTGTATCATCTTGTAAAAGTGATGATATGAATTATTCGGATGCCAATATAACTCCTGTAAATAAGCTGTATGAACCAACCGATGGGAGAGCCGTAAAATTACTAAGTTCGGCAACTGCATCTTTATTTTTTGAGTGGGAAGCATCCAAAGCCGAAGATAGCGGATCACCATTATATGAAGTAGTCTTTGACAAAGAAGGTGGAGATTTTTCGAGTCCTATTTATAAGGTAGTATCCGATAACAGTGGATTTTCGGGTCATGCAACTATACTGCATAAAGACTTGAACAAAATAGCCGGATTAGCTGGAATAGAAGCACAAGAAACTGGTACAGTTATCTGGACTGTTATTTCTTCACGTGGTTTGAATGAAGCAAAAGCAAAAGAGTCACGCAAATTGGTGATTACGCGTTTAGCTGGATTTACAGAGATTCCTGATGAAGTATTTATTACAGGTGAAGCTTCGGAAGCCGGAACAAACTTATCTGAGGCTATTCCATTAAAACTGACTGCTATCGGAGAGTTCGAGATCTATACAAAATTAACAGCAGGTAAAACATATCAGTTTGTTGATCGTAAAGATGGAACACCGCGTACGTTCTATGTCGATGGTACTAAATTAGTTGAGAACGGAAGCACAACAGCAAATAAAACAGGTGTTTATCGCATCAATATCGACTATAATACAGGAACAGGTACATTTACCGAGATAAAAAGTATAGGTCTGTTTTTCTGTCCTACCAATGTAGTATTGTTCAATCTTGATTATGTAGGAAAAGGAATCTTTACCGGACAAGGTAATGTGACCTTTAAACAAGAAGGATGGGGTAGAGATCAACGTTACAAATTCCAAATGGAAACCGTTAATGCTTCGGGAGTTAATGTAACTCAACAGTGGGGTACTAAAAACGGAACTGATGAGCCACCGACATCAACAAGTCCCGAGTCTTATTTCTATGTTAAAATAGTTTCTCTGGATCAATGGAATGATAAGTGGAAATTTACAAGTGAGATGGATAAAGCCGTAGTGAGTATTTCTATGTTCTTACAAGGTGATAAAGAATACACTCATACAGTGAAAAAGGTTTCTAATTTATAA
- a CDS encoding RagB/SusD family nutrient uptake outer membrane protein, with product MKKINLKNILIACCIGLFSLSACNDLDQVPTDRFTDETFWLSTDNSELVVNMAYSQMYKSEKMWQDESLSDNMFDGRSNTAERVIRNGLADPSLGRFADEWKWAYEGIKTCHAYLDNVERVPDMDASLKEKRKAEIRFIRAYLFFRMTNFYGDVPFFTKDLTIAESRTISRTPRAQVIEFIHKELDEIMPLLPKRDNLSKDDNGRITKGAACALQARAYLYDSDWAKVEEYCNKLISVQGEYGTYGLFSSYPDMFLQDNEYNTEVILDYAYVPSVKTWQEMYDMAPLSAGARLNAKAPTQSLVDNYITLNGKKITEDPDYNANNPYVNRDPRLSATVVYHGFQWTNTDGTKRTIYIKPGSNDNKVDMYVSSSANTTSTGYYVKKYFDPKAEADLKSALNIIMFRYADVLLMYAEAKLEQGALTSAVWDNTIKLIRKRAGFTDSAALDYPSAASTDALREIVRNERRSELALEGLRYYDIKRWKAGTKYLNGYVFGAKFASNNTENIRLDNRQFVESRDYLWAVPLSQIDLNPNLKPNNPGYAN from the coding sequence ATGAAAAAGATAAATCTAAAAAATATATTAATTGCTTGTTGTATAGGACTATTTAGCCTGTCAGCTTGCAATGATCTTGATCAGGTGCCCACCGATAGATTTACCGATGAAACCTTCTGGCTGTCGACAGACAATTCGGAGTTGGTGGTAAATATGGCATATAGCCAGATGTATAAATCCGAAAAAATGTGGCAGGACGAATCGTTAAGTGATAATATGTTTGACGGACGATCTAATACTGCCGAACGTGTGATTCGTAATGGTCTAGCCGATCCCTCTTTAGGACGTTTTGCCGATGAATGGAAATGGGCGTATGAAGGAATCAAAACATGTCATGCTTATCTTGATAATGTGGAAAGAGTACCCGATATGGATGCTTCGTTGAAAGAAAAGCGTAAAGCCGAAATTCGCTTTATCCGTGCATATCTGTTTTTCCGTATGACCAATTTCTATGGTGACGTTCCTTTCTTTACCAAAGATTTGACCATTGCAGAATCAAGAACCATCAGTCGAACTCCTCGTGCGCAGGTAATCGAATTTATTCATAAAGAATTGGATGAAATAATGCCTCTTTTGCCTAAAAGAGATAATCTATCAAAAGACGACAATGGCCGTATAACCAAAGGTGCAGCATGTGCTTTACAAGCTAGAGCCTACTTATACGATAGTGATTGGGCAAAAGTCGAAGAATATTGCAACAAGCTAATCAGTGTGCAAGGAGAGTATGGAACTTACGGCTTATTTTCAAGTTACCCGGATATGTTTCTTCAAGATAATGAGTATAATACCGAAGTCATCCTTGACTATGCTTATGTCCCTTCGGTAAAAACATGGCAAGAAATGTATGATATGGCTCCTTTGTCAGCCGGAGCAAGGTTAAACGCCAAAGCACCGACACAATCACTGGTTGATAATTACATAACTCTTAATGGCAAAAAAATCACAGAAGATCCCGATTATAATGCAAACAATCCGTATGTGAACCGCGACCCTCGATTGAGTGCTACGGTTGTATATCATGGTTTCCAGTGGACTAATACAGACGGTACAAAGCGAACAATTTACATAAAACCCGGAAGTAACGATAATAAAGTTGATATGTATGTTAGTTCGAGTGCCAATACAACTTCTACCGGATATTATGTGAAGAAGTATTTTGATCCTAAGGCCGAGGCTGATTTGAAGTCGGCGTTAAACATCATCATGTTCCGTTATGCAGATGTATTACTCATGTATGCCGAAGCAAAACTTGAACAGGGAGCATTAACTTCTGCTGTTTGGGATAATACAATAAAACTGATTCGTAAACGTGCCGGATTTACAGATTCTGCAGCTTTAGATTATCCATCGGCTGCATCAACCGATGCTTTGCGTGAAATTGTAAGGAACGAACGCAGGTCGGAGCTGGCTCTCGAAGGTTTAAGATATTATGATATCAAACGTTGGAAAGCAGGAACTAAATACCTTAACGGATATGTGTTCGGTGCAAAATTTGCAAGTAATAATACCGAGAATATTCGTCTTGATAACAGGCAATTTGTAGAAAGTAGAGATTATCTGTGGGCGGTTCCTCTTTCTCAGATCGACTTAAATCCGAATCTGAAACCCAACAATCCCGGCTATGCCAACTAA
- a CDS encoding TonB-dependent receptor — protein sequence MIRKKYKVTLASLIMSSLFLGTPCTLRAEQTGTLNTSQQDPSSKKITVTGTVKDNNGEPLIGVSVVVKNDASNGTVTDIDGRFSISCNSNDILQISYIGFTTEEIAVNNRTSLAIVLKENSKVLDDVIVIGYGTTTRRSVVGAVDQVGASFIEDRPVSNLTQALQGASGSLSIQQRSMNPNDNQLNINIRGISTMNNNSPLIVIDGLVSDNSSLNKLNPADIESISVLKDAGTAAIYGSRSANGVLLVTTKRGKKNAPPVVRLDGMIGLQDPKVLFSPVAGYQNATLKNLALTNIGANPQYTPDQIRDLAAHQGEEEWNLDRILRTALQQNYNVSVSGGSANTTYLFSGGFYDQESNFVGPDFGIRRYNLRSNIVTEFQRLKITSILAYTRTNSKATTASNAIINASRVPPYYTTKMQASNGKYLVNDILTDQNPLAELEQGGYIQNDNDYFNVNLGADLKLMEGLKLRGVFGADIFSDHRFTRRIQVPLYSNADDIKPRVFVNAERNTEDFNEKTYLLNSQILLDFDRTFGQHHITGVFGATNESYTRTQNEIKMKYTDPILGTPTTGTEIVEDGSVVSLQRTRKTSINSILGRVNYAFQDKYYAEFSFRSDGSSIFAKENRWGFFPSGSVGWRISEESFMGKYRENVGDLKLRSSYGILGNQSIDPYQYLTVYEPHTNIYGFNNNAVSGAGFTFGNPDLRWEKSASFNIGFDATFLNNSLTATFDYFHKKTTDILITPVIPSVFGGGLKNYNAGEMKNEGWEVTLNYRLKTGDFNHNFGLTVGDSKNEVLKFEGYEQISTNDEISRILRVGLPFNSYYGYKTDGFFQSAAEIEASALPVGISPSDLKPGDLKFVDRNDDGVIDAKDRFVLGNAFPRYTFGVTYDVSYHGFDFNMLIEGVGKRDMMIRGELLEPFHSNYSYVIYKHQLDFWTPTNTNPTWPRLTATGSASTKNNYGMGSDLNLLDGKYIRLKNIQIGYTIPKNITGKMGINRVRAFINAQNLLTLSKNSFIDPESSEYDSNMSGSANSARNYPLLKYYGFGLNVEF from the coding sequence ATGATTAGGAAAAAGTACAAAGTAACTTTGGCTAGTTTGATTATGTCTTCCCTTTTCTTGGGAACTCCCTGTACGTTACGTGCAGAGCAAACTGGTACCTTGAATACATCTCAGCAGGATCCTTCATCTAAAAAGATAACTGTTACAGGAACAGTTAAAGATAATAATGGAGAACCATTGATTGGAGTAAGTGTGGTCGTGAAAAACGACGCTAGTAATGGAACAGTAACCGATATAGATGGTCGCTTTTCTATATCGTGTAATAGCAATGATATATTGCAAATATCATATATTGGTTTTACAACAGAAGAAATAGCTGTGAATAACAGAACATCTCTGGCAATTGTATTAAAAGAAAATTCGAAAGTACTTGATGACGTAATCGTTATCGGATATGGAACCACTACCCGACGAAGTGTTGTAGGTGCCGTAGACCAGGTAGGTGCAAGCTTTATTGAAGACCGTCCTGTATCGAATCTTACACAGGCTCTTCAAGGAGCATCAGGTAGTTTGAGTATTCAGCAACGAAGCATGAATCCGAATGACAATCAGTTAAATATTAATATTCGTGGTATATCTACTATGAATAACAATAGTCCTTTGATTGTAATTGATGGTTTAGTTTCTGATAATTCGAGTTTAAATAAATTAAATCCTGCCGATATCGAGAGTATTTCGGTATTGAAAGATGCAGGAACAGCAGCAATTTACGGATCTCGTTCGGCAAATGGAGTCCTTTTGGTAACAACCAAAAGAGGGAAGAAGAACGCTCCTCCCGTAGTGCGTCTCGATGGAATGATCGGGTTACAAGATCCTAAAGTTTTGTTTTCTCCGGTTGCAGGTTATCAAAATGCAACACTTAAAAATTTAGCCTTAACTAATATTGGAGCTAATCCTCAATACACTCCCGATCAGATTCGTGATCTGGCTGCTCATCAAGGTGAGGAAGAATGGAATTTGGACAGAATCCTAAGAACAGCATTGCAACAAAATTACAATGTAAGTGTTTCGGGAGGTAGTGCCAATACCACGTATTTATTTTCAGGAGGATTTTACGATCAGGAAAGCAACTTCGTCGGTCCCGATTTTGGTATAAGACGCTATAACTTACGTTCCAATATAGTTACAGAGTTCCAAAGGCTTAAGATAACCTCTATTCTTGCTTATACAAGAACCAACTCTAAAGCTACAACAGCCAGCAATGCTATTATAAATGCTTCTCGTGTGCCTCCGTATTATACCACTAAGATGCAGGCTTCTAATGGAAAGTATCTGGTAAATGATATATTGACAGATCAAAACCCTTTGGCAGAACTTGAACAAGGTGGATATATCCAAAACGACAATGATTATTTCAATGTCAATTTGGGGGCAGACCTGAAACTCATGGAAGGACTTAAACTTCGAGGAGTATTTGGTGCTGATATTTTTTCAGATCATAGGTTTACCCGAAGAATACAAGTGCCTCTGTACAGCAATGCAGACGATATAAAGCCACGTGTATTTGTAAATGCAGAACGAAATACCGAAGATTTTAATGAAAAAACATATTTATTAAATTCTCAGATATTACTGGATTTCGATCGTACATTCGGACAACACCATATTACAGGAGTTTTTGGTGCGACCAATGAGTCCTACACTCGTACTCAAAACGAGATAAAGATGAAGTATACCGACCCTATTTTGGGTACTCCTACTACAGGTACCGAGATTGTTGAAGATGGTAGCGTTGTATCTTTGCAAAGAACTCGGAAAACAAGCATAAACTCTATATTAGGTCGTGTTAATTACGCTTTCCAAGATAAGTATTATGCCGAATTCAGCTTTCGTAGCGATGGTTCTTCTATTTTCGCCAAAGAAAATCGTTGGGGATTTTTCCCTTCAGGTTCAGTCGGATGGAGAATATCTGAGGAATCGTTTATGGGAAAATATAGGGAAAATGTAGGTGATTTAAAATTGCGTAGCTCATACGGAATTTTGGGAAATCAGTCGATTGATCCATACCAATATCTTACGGTATACGAGCCGCATACTAATATTTATGGATTCAATAATAACGCAGTATCAGGTGCCGGATTTACTTTTGGGAATCCCGATTTGAGATGGGAAAAATCAGCCAGTTTCAATATTGGATTTGATGCTACTTTCCTAAATAACTCTCTAACTGCTACGTTTGATTATTTCCACAAGAAAACTACCGATATATTAATTACTCCTGTTATACCTTCTGTTTTTGGAGGAGGTTTAAAGAACTACAATGCAGGAGAGATGAAAAACGAAGGTTGGGAAGTTACGCTGAATTACCGTTTGAAAACAGGTGATTTTAATCACAACTTCGGTTTGACTGTTGGTGATTCTAAAAACGAAGTTCTAAAGTTCGAAGGATATGAGCAAATTTCAACAAATGATGAGATTAGCAGGATTCTGAGAGTTGGTCTTCCTTTCAATTCATATTATGGATATAAGACAGACGGATTCTTTCAAAGTGCTGCCGAGATAGAAGCATCAGCCCTTCCTGTAGGAATAAGTCCTTCGGATCTTAAGCCCGGTGATCTGAAATTTGTAGATCGAAACGACGATGGAGTGATTGATGCAAAAGACCGTTTTGTTCTAGGAAATGCGTTTCCCCGTTATACATTTGGAGTCACTTATGATGTTTCTTATCATGGATTCGATTTCAATATGTTGATTGAAGGAGTGGGCAAAAGAGATATGATGATTCGTGGTGAATTACTGGAGCCTTTCCATTCCAACTATTCTTATGTGATATACAAGCATCAACTTGATTTCTGGACTCCTACAAATACCAATCCTACATGGCCAAGACTAACAGCTACAGGTTCGGCATCAACAAAGAATAACTACGGAATGGGTTCAGACCTGAATCTATTGGATGGAAAATACATTCGACTTAAAAATATTCAGATAGGCTATACTATTCCTAAGAATATCACAGGAAAAATGGGAATCAATAGAGTGCGTGCATTTATCAATGCTCAAAACTTATTGACTTTAAGCAAGAACTCATTCATCGACCCCGAATCTTCGGAATATGACTCTAATATGTCCGGATCAGCTAATAGTGCACGAAACTATCCTTTACTTAAGTATTATGGTTTTGGACTTAACGTCGAATTTTAA